DNA sequence from the Halorussus limi genome:
GTGTTCGGCGCGCGAACAATAAGTCGTCGGGGGCGCCATGGCGAAATCGCGGCAACCGCGAGGGCGACGCCGGTTTCAGAACAGCGGTTCGCCCATCGTCTCGCGGCCGAAGGCGAAGACGACCAGTCCGCCGAGGACGAACGCGACCGCGAGGGGCGCGAGCGCGGCGAGGTAGCCGGGCTCTATCACCGGGAGGAGTTCGGTCAGCGAACTCGGTTCGACCAGCGCGCCCGCCAGAATCGGACCGAGGACCGCGCCGATTTTGCCGACGCCGCCGGCGAAGCCGTTGCCGGTCGCCCGGACCTCGGTGGGGAACAGTTCCGGCGTGTAGGCGTAGATGGCGCCCCACGCGCCGAGCGTGAAGAAACTCGCGCCGAGCAGGCCGCCGAAGAACGGCCAGAACCCCGAGAGGCCCGCCCCGAACAGCGAGACGCCGGGCATCGAGGCCGCGAAGACGAAGGTAAAGAGCCCCGAAAGCGCGAGATAGCTCCCGAGGGTGGGCTTGCGCCCGACCTTCTCCACGAGGTAGGCCGCGCTGAAGTAGCCGGGGAACTGGACCAGCGCGATGAGCAGGAAGTAGACGTAGATGCCCTCTATCGTCGCTCCGGCCACCGAGAAGCTCCCGACGACGCCCGCCGCGCCGACCGTGTCTGGGAGCCAGATGAACACGCCGTAGTAGCCGAAGTTGATAGCGAACCACGCGAGGGCTATCGTCACGGTGCGCTTGCGGAGGTCGGTCTCGAAGAGTCGCGCGTAACTCGGCGACTCCCCGGTCTCGACGGACGCCGCCGTAATAGGCGTGAACTCCTCGCCGTTCTCCTCCGCGATTTCCCGGATGCGGTCGTTCGCGCCCTCCACGTCGCCCGTCCGGGCGAGGTAGTAGGGCGTCTCGCGGAGTTGGCTCCGGATGACGAACACCAGCAGGGCCGGGAACGCCGCGCTGGCGAACAGGAGTCGCCAGCCAGCGACCGCGCCGACGAGTGGCACCGCGACGGTCCCGCCGGTCGAGAGCGCCGAGAGGTACAGCCACGCCAGCGCGACCGCGAAGACGTTGCCGAGCGGCCAGAAGGCGTCGAGGTAGACGAGGTAGCGTCCGCGCCGGTCGGTCGGCAGGTGTTCCGAGAGGTAGGAGGTGTCGACCGCGAGCGCGCCGCCCAACCCGACGCCGGTCAGGAACCGGAGCGCGAACCCGGAGTAGAATCCGGTGGCGAACGCGGTCAGGCCGGCGAACACCGAGTAGGTCAGCACCGTCCACTGGAAGGCGTCGATGCGCCCGCGTTCGTCGGCGTACCGCCCCCACGCCCAGTTGCCCGCTATCATGCCCATCAGACTCGCGCTCCCGAGGAGACCGGCCGCGAGACCGGTCAGCCCCCACGCCGAGATGAGGACCGGAAGCGTGAAGCTGATGATGATGACCTCCATCCCGTCGAAGGCCCACGCGCTCCCGCAGATGGCCAGCAGTCTGCGGTGGAATCGCCCGACCGGAATTCGGTCCATCACCTGCGAGACGCTCACTCGCTCGTCCGTCGCCGCGCCCTTTGCCATCTTGTGACACCCTCTGTTCGAGACTGAGTATCGAACGTACTTAAAAATGAGGAAATCAGACAACAGACGCGGCGATTGGAGAACTTTTCTCTTCGAACGGGCGGGTCGATTCGATTCGTCGTTCCACGGCCCGGCGTTCGGTCGCGCGACGACCGGGCGACGACCGCGGCCCGGATAGAAAGGATATAAGTACGCCCGAGGCCGATTTCTCGGGTATGAAAGACCAAGGACGTTCCACGCGGAAGCGTACCGGCGGCCGACTCCGACCTTCCCACAAGAAGAAGAAGCACGAACTGGGCCGCGAACCCACCGAGACCACGGTCGGCGAGACCAAACTCCGAACCATCGACGCCCACGGGAACACCGAGAAGGTCCGCGCGCTCTCGACCGACGTGGCCAGCGTCGCTACGGACGGCGAGACGGTGCAGGCCGAGATTCAGGACGTCGTGGAGAACGACGCCAACCCGAACTACGTCCGACGGAACATCGTCACCAAGGGCGCGCTCATCGAGACCAGCGAGGGCCGTGCCCGCGTCACCTCCCGTCCGGGCCAGACCGGTAACGTGAACGCCGTCCTCGTGGACGAATAATCGTACTCGCGGCGCGATTTCTCACTCGCATCCGACCGACTCGGCGACCGCGCGCAACTCCGACTCGCCGAACTCGTCGGTGAACTGCTGGACGCTCACTCGATAGACGTAGCCGTTGCATTGCCAGAGGAACTTCCCGTCCGAATCCTCGGCGACGTAGCGCGCGTCTCGGTCGCCGACCGTCGTCGCGTTTCCGGCGGTCGAGTCGTAGTGTGATTCGTTTACGGCCTTCCGAATCGAGACGACGTTTTCGAGGCTCCCGTTCTCCGTGTCGTGGTAGGCCATCGCGACGTACTCCCCGTTGGCGAGGTCCACCGCGACACCGCTCTCGAACGCGAAGGGTTCGGAGACGTTCGGTTCGGGCACCGTGAACGAGGCGTTTGCCGCGAGCGCCTCGCGGGTGTCGTACGTGCGGTGGCGCGGCCGTTCGGCGGTCGTCGTGGGGTCGGTCGTCTCGGCGGTCCTAGTCGTCTCGGTCGCCGCCGTCGTCGTCTGCGTCGTCGCAGTCGTTTCGACGGTCGTGGAGTCCGGCGAGCCCGCGGACCCGCCGAGGCAACCGGCGAGGACGAGCGAACACGCGAGCGCGGCGACCGTGAGTCGGCGATTCATCGCCTCACCTCGCGCAGAGGGCGCAGTTTCGGTCGCGGGGTCGATTCGACGGCGCGATGCGGTCGAGCGGGGTTCAGGACGTTCATCTGTCGAACCTCGCTCGCACTTCGCCGGTACCGCACATGTTAGGTCCGCCAGTTTTGGTTCGCCGGGAATCGGGGCGACGATTTATATGTTAGAAGAGAGTAGTTTTCGAGTTGTTGTTTTAGACGCCGACGCCGTCCTCGACCGACTCCAGTCCGGTGTCCGTGATTCGGAACTGGACTTTCTCGCCGGCGGACTTGGCGCGGTGCTTTTCGAGCGTCGCGCGCCGGTTGCCCCCGCGGAACCGCTCGACGCGGACCACCGTGCCGGTCCAGTGTTCGAGGGTGTGCCCGCCGAGCGGTCGGGCGCGGTCGCCGTCGGGGTCGGTGTAGACCTGATTGGTCAATACGACCGCGAGGTCGTGTTTGCGCGCCAGCGACAGCAGGTGCGTGACCTGACTGGCGACTTCGCGGAGCGCCTCCCCGCCCTCCTCGTCCTCGCTCCGCTTGAGGCGGTAGAACCCGGTCGCGCTGTCGAGGACCACGAGGTCGGCCCGCTCGGCGAGTTCCGCGGTGTCCCGGACGGCCTCCTCCTGTTCCTCGAAATCGTAGGCCTCCTTGACGATGATGCGAGAGGTCAGTTCCTCCACGTCGTCCGCGTCGCTCGCGGCGTCCACGCGGGCTTCGGCGACCTGCTGGAAGCGCGACAGCGACAGGCCCTCGGTGTCGATGTAGACCGCGGTCCCGCCGCTCGCGGCGACTTCGACCGCCGCGCCGAGCGCCACGTTGGTCTTGCCCGCCGCGGGCGGGCCGTACACCTGCGTGACGGTCCCGGCCTCGAACCCGCCGCCCAGCAAGTCGTCGAGCGGCCCGCACCCGGTCGGAATGGACTCCTGATTCACGACCGAGGGTTGGGCCTACCCGGTCAAAAGGTCCCGGATTCGCGTCTGCGCGTCGGTTCGCCGTCCGCCGCGGGCGGCCCGAACCGAGACGGGATTGGTAAGCGAGACAACGACTATCGTATTACTTATGTTCTCGAACGATGATATCGTCTGTGGCATGATTGTCGCGACCGTCTTGGAGTGTCCCCAGTGCGGCGAGGACGACCACGCGGAGTTCACGGGGGAACTGGTAGACGGCGACGGCGTCTGGCGGATGCGATGCTGCGGCACGCTCGCCGACGGTCCGCACCCGGAGGCGGCCTGAATCGAGTCCGGAGCGGCGGTTTCGCGGACCGACAGCGGACGCGCTCTGGGACGCTGGCTACGGAATCACTTGGTTTGCCCCCGGGCGCGTGCGGCGAGCGAAATTTCTGCGTTCGGTCGATTCATCCGCGTTCAGTCGATTCTCGCGCTCCACCGCCGACGAACCGGCGCGAACCGGAGAGAAACTTTTCACCCCCGGTCGCGAAACACCGACTCGTGACAGTCGTCGTCGCCACAGCGGACTTCGAGGTGTATCACGGCGTGGTCAACGAGTTGCGCGACCGGGGCGTGACCTTCACCACGGTCGAACCCGGCGACCCGCTCCCCGACGGAGCGAGGATACTCGTCCGCGCCGAGAGCGACGCCCCTCCCGACGCCGACGAGAGCGCGGAGACCGACACCGACGAAATCGGGGACGAGAGCGTCGAAACCGTCGTCGCGGACCCCGAGAACCCCCGGCGCGCGGTGGACGAGGCACTGGCCCGCCTGCGCGGCGGCGACGGTCGGACCGTCGTCGGAATCGACCCCGGAACCAGACCCGGCATCGCGGTCCTCTCGGGCGACGTGGTGGTCGCGGCGTTCCACGTTCCGCTGGCCGACGTGGCCGAGACCATGCGTCGGGAGGTGGCCGACGCCGTGGACCCCGTGGTCCGCATCGGCGACGGCGCGCGCCTGCAGGGGTCCCAACTCGTCCGCGAACTGGAGGACGTGCCGGTCGAACTCGTGGACGAGACCGGGACGACGCCCTACCTCGGCACCGGCGCGCGGGGGATGGGCGACGTGCTGGCCGCGGTGAACATCGCCCGACTGGAGGGCGAACTCGTCGAGGGCCGGGACGTGCAACCGACCGCCGGAGAGCTACAGGTCATCAAGAACCGGTCGCGCGAACGGGCCGACGACAACCGCGAAATCGACGAGGAACTGGCCCGTCGAGTCGCGTCGGGCGACCTGACGCTCGAAGAAGCGATGGACGAGCATCGGAACGGCGACGAAGATTAGAGGAACGAAAATATTTCTCTGAGAAAGAATTTTATTCCTCTCGCACCGCGCTCTCCGCCCGCCGCATCACCTCGCGGACGGCCACGCTCGCTTCCCGCGCCACCGCGGCGCAGTCGTCGTACTCCGCGCTCACGTCGTACACCTCGCCGTCGTCGTCGCTGGCGATTTTCACCGTGACCTCGTAGCGCTCGCCGTCGAGCGAGACGACGACGTCCTCGAACTCCCGGTTGGCTATCCAGCGGTGGGCCGCACCCGCTTGACGAACCCCGAGCGTGCCGGTCTCCTCGGCGAGTCGGCGCGCGACCCGCTGGGCGTCGTCGGGCTTGCAGACGACCTTCACGAGGTGGCCCGGCCGGGACTTCTTCATCGTCAGCGGGACGACGGACACGTCTCGCGCACCGACCTCGGCGAGCGACTCCTGCAGACCGCCCAGAATCTCGGGCGGCGCGTCGTCGAGATTCGTTTCGAGGACGGCCACGTCGTCGTAGACTAACTCTCCGGAGCCTTCCTCGTTCGCGGTTTCACCGCCCGCGTCTTCCGGGGCGCGTTGCGCCTCGCTCTCCCCGACCATCGCCCGGAGGACGTTGGGATGCGCCGGGAAGTCGTACCCGCCCGCGCCGTAGCCAGACGCCTCGACGCGGAGCGACGGGAGCGACTCGACGCCCTCGGCGTAGTGAGCGAGAATCGCCGCGCCGGTGGGCGTCAGCAGTTCGGCCTCTACGGGTCCGCCCCGGAGCGACCACTCGGCGCGCTCGGCGAGTTCCACCACGGCGGGCGTCGGAACCGGATAGACGCCGTGGCTCATCTCCACTTCGCCGCCGCCCGTCGCCAGCGGCGTCGTCACGACGCGCTCGGGGTCCAAATCGTCTACGAGGAGCGCCGCGCCGACCACGTCGGCGACGGCGTCGTCCGCGCCGACCTCGTGGAAGTGGGTCGATTCGAGGTCAGTCCCGTGGACGCTCGACTCGGCCTCGCCGAGCAACTCGAAAATCGCCAGCGCGTCGGCCTCGACGCTCTCGGGCAGGCCCATCGACGTCACGAGTTCCACGACTTCGGAGTAGGTCCGGAGCGGTCCCGAGCCTTCGGCGTGGGTGTGGTCGTGCGAGTGTTCGTGCGAGTGTTCGTGCGAGTGTTCGTGAGTGTGGTCGTCGTGGGGGTGGTCGTGTTCCTCCTCGTCGGTGTGGTCGTGGCCGTGCCCCTCGTCGTGGGAATGTCCGTGGTCGTGGTCGTCTCCGTGAGCGTGGTTCGTGTCGCCGTCGACGGTATCGGAGTCGTCGGTTTCCCCGTCGTTCCCTTCGTCTTCGAGGAGTACCGAGACGGTCGTCGCGGAGATGCCGTTTTTGCTGGTCTCGCCGACCTCGTAGCGCATCGGAAGCGCGTCTTCGACCGGCGCGAGCGCGTCGGGGTTAGCGCCCGCCGCGAGCAGGGACGCGAGTATCATGTCGCCACTCGCGCCCATCCGACCGTCGAATGCGAGCGTCTTCATGGAGTAGCGTGGGTCGCTCGCGGCGAAAAAGACCGCGGTTGCGGTCGGAACTGCGACGGTCGCCGTCGGTTCCGGACCTCCCCGGGGTCGGTGAGGTGGTAGGTTCGCGTCACAGGGTGCGTCTGGAGTCCCCGAGAGGTACCTGCGATTCGAAGGCCGGCGGCCCCGAACGAACGTCCGGTCTAGCCACAAAGTACACCCGGAGGCCAAACGGCTTTGTAGCGCGAACACGTATGCAAAGCCATAGCATGCGCCCCCGTCGCGACGACCTCGTCGGCCGCGTCGATGGAGGAACCCCCGGTAGCAAAGGACTTATCCTTCGCGGGCGCGCATCGACAAACAATCCCCGTATCACTAAATCATGAATGAAGTCCAACTAGAGGTGGCAAAGGCGTACCCGAACGATTCGGGTCGCGGTATCGCCCGTCTCGACCCGGACACGCTGTTGCATCTGAAGCTCAGTCCGGGCGACATCATCGAAATCGAAGGCGGTGACACGACCGCCGCGAAGGTCTGGCGCGCGGACCGTCAGGACTGGAACACCGACACGGTTCGCATCGACGGGTTCACCCGACAGAACGCCGACGTGGGCATCGGCGAGCGCGTCGAGATTCGGAAGGCCGAGGCCGAGAAGGCCGACAAACTGGTCCTCGCGCCGCCCGAGGAGGCCAGCGTGCAGTTCGGTTCCGACGCCGCAGGGATGGTCAAGCGCCAGATTCTCAAGCGCCCGGTGGTCGAGCGCGACATCGTCCCCGTGATGTCCTCGACCAACCACCCGTTCATGCGGTCGCCCGGACAGGCGATTCCGCTCATCGCGGTCGAGACCGACCCCGACGGCGTCTGTCTCATCACCGAGGACACCGAGGTCGAGTTGCGAGAAGAACCCATCTCTGGCTTCGAGAAGACCGGCGGCGGCATCACCTACGAGGACATCGGCGGTCTCGAAAACGAGATTCAACGCGTCCGGGAGATGGTCGAACTCCCGATGAAGCACCCCCAGATTTTCAAGAAACTGGGCATCGAACCGCCGCAGGGTGTCCTGCTCCACGGCCCGCCCGGCACGGGCAAGACCCTGCTCGCCAAGGCGGTCGCCAACGAGACGTCCGCGAGTTTCTTCTCCATCGCGGGCCCGGAGATAATCTCTAAGTACTACGGCGAGTCCGAGCAACAACTCCGGGAAATCTTCGAGGACGCCACCGAGGAGTCGCCCTCTATCATCTTCATCGACGAGTTGGACTCCATCGCACCCAAGCGCGAGGACGTGACCGGCGAGGTCGAACGCCGCGTCGTGGCCCAACTGCTGACCATGATGGACGGTCTCGAATCCCGCGGGCAGGTCATCGTCATCGCGGCGACCAACCGCGTGGACTCGGTCGACCCCGCGCTCCGGCGTCCGGGTCGGTTCGACCGCGAAATCGAAATCGGCGTGCCGGACGAGACCGGCCGCGAGGAGATTCTCCAGATTCACACCCGGGGGATGCCCCTCTCGGACGACGTGGCGCTGGACTCGCTGGCCAACGACACCCACGGCTTCGTCGGCGCGGACATCGAGAGCCTGACGAAGGAGGCCGCGATGAAGGCCCTGCGGCGCTACCTCCCCGAAATCGACCTCGACGAGGAGGACATTCCGCCGAGCCTCATCGACCGGATGATAGTCAAGCGCGAGGACTTCAACGGCGCGCTCAACGAGGTCGAACCCTCCGCGATGCGCGAGGTCCTCGTGGAACTGCCCAAAATCTCGTGGGATGACGTGGGCGGTCTCGAAGAGGCCCAACAGCAGGTCAAAGAGAGCGTCGAGTGGCCCCTCTCGTCGCCCGAGCGGTTCCAACGGCTGGGTATCAACCCGCCGAGCGGCGTCCTGCTCTACGGCCCGCCCGGCACGGGTAAGACCCTGATGGCGAAGGCGGTGGCCAACGAGACCAACGCCAACTTCATCTCGGTCCGCGGCCCGCAACTCCTCAGCAAGTGGGTCGGCGAGTCCGAGAAGGCCATCCGCCAGACGTTCCGGAAGGCCCGGCAGGTCTCCCCGACCGTCATCTTCTTCGACGAGTTGGACAGCCTCGCGCCCTCCCGGAGTCAGGAGATGGGCAGTAACGTCTCCGAGCGCGTGGTCAACCAACTGCTCACGGAACTCGACGGACTGGAGGAGAAGGGCGACGTCATGGTCATCGGCGCGACCAACCGCCCGGACATGATAGACCCGGCGCTCATCCGGTCGGGCCGGTTCGACCGCCTCGTGATGATCGGTCAACCCGACGAGGAGGGCCGCGAACAGATTCTGAAGATTCACACGGACGACACGCCGCTGTCGGCCGACGTGAGCCTGCGCGAACTCGCGGAAATCACCGACGGCTACGTGGGTAGCGACCTCGAATCCATCGCCCGCGAGGCCGCCATCGAGGCGCTCCGCGAGGACGACGACGCCACCGAGGTCGGCATGAGCCACTTCCGGCAGGCGATGGAGAACGTCCGGCCCACCATCACCGAAGACCTGCTCGACTACTACGAGCAGATGGAAGACGAGTTCAAGGGCGGGTCGTCGAGTCCGACGCAGGGTCGGCGCGGCGGCCGTATCGGCTTCCAATAAACCGTTACGACCTTTTCCAGCGGTCGAAGATTCGCCGGAGGCGAATCTTCTCCCTTGCAAAAGCTCGACCAAAAACACGGCGTCACCCCCTCGGAAGCGCCTGCGGCGCTTCTTCGAGGGTTCCTTGGTCCGCTCGCTCGTCACGTAGCGCGGCGCTTCGCGCCGCGCAGTCGTTCCTCGCTCGCGGTCGATTGCGGTGTTCGGTGCAAAGCCGAGGAGAGCGTTCGCCGATGGAACGTCGAGGCCATGCGCGGTCGTGAGCCGCGGACTCGGCATCATAATAAGCGTTTGGGGTAGCCGCTGGCCCTGCGAACCTGTTCCCTTCTTTAAGGTGGGCTGAACAGTATCTCGTAACGTCATGAACGTGGACACGCAGCGCCGTCGCCTCCTCGGACTGGGCGCGACCGGCGCGCTCGCGGCTCTCTCGGGGTGTAGCGGCGCGACGCCGTTCGTCGGCAAGCGACTCGAAGACGCCAGAACCTTCGACGCCGGTTCAGTGGACACGGTGACGGTGAACGGTCAGAACGGCGAGGTTCGCGTTCGGCCGACCGACGCCGACCGCGTCCGGGTCGAGACCGTCAAGCAGTCGGGGTCGGTGTTCGCCGACCTGAGCGACGTGCGCGTCGAGATGAGCGTCGAGAGCGGCGAACTCGCCGTGAAGACGCGCCGGACCGGCGACGGGTCGTGGCTCGGGGGGCCGCCTTCCGTGAAGATACGCGTCGAACTCCCGTCGAGCGTCGGTCTCGGGCGACTCCGGACCGAGAACGGGACCGTGGACGTTCGCGGCGTCGCGACCGACGCGACCCTCGTCACCGAGAACGGGCGCGTCGAGGCCCACGACATCGACGGGTTCGTCTCCGCCGAGAGCGAGAACGGGAGCGTGGCGATTCGCGGTGTCTCGGGCGTCGGCGACGTGCGGACCGAGAACGGAAGCGTCCAACTCGACGTTCCGGCGATACGCGGCGCGACGACCGTCGAGAGCGAGAACGGGAGCGTCGACGCCGCGGTCGCGTCCGACCTGAACGCGACCCTCTCGGCGAGAACCGACAACGGCGACCTCGACGTCCGACTGCCGAACTTCGAGGCCGACGTTCGGAGCGAGCATCTCGTCGAGGGAACGCTCGGCGACGGCGGCCCCGAACTCCGGTTCGCGACCGAGAACGGGAGCGTCGAACTGTCCGAACTGCAGTAGTTCGCCGAGTTCAGTTCGCGCCGGTGAACTCGCCGGTCGCTCCGGCGGCGTCCGACCGGTCGAGCAGTGCCTCGGTGATGGTTCCGGAGAGTCGCGCGAGGCCGTTCAGCGCGTGGAGCGACGCGAGCGCGATTACCAGCCCGACGGCGGCGGCGACGACCGCTTCGCCGAACGTGTCCACGGCGAATCGCACCGACTCGAACGGTCCGACGGCGGTCCCGAGGCGGAGGCCGACGTAGTAGCGCGACGAGTAGGTCAGCGGCGCGGCCAGCAGTCCGACGGCCAGCGACAGCAGGGTCGCGAGCGCGGCGAACGAGGCGGTTCCGAGTCCGAGTTTGACGATGAGGTAGCCGACGTCGAGCCACGTCCGGGCGTCGGTCACGAGGCGCTTGGCGGCCGCGACGACGCCACCGGAGGTGTCGAGCGAGTGCGTCCGAACGTCGGTACCGAGCAGGCGATTCGCGCGGCCGGCCTCGAACGTCGCGAGCAGGGTCGCGCCCGCCAGCGTCGCCAGCAGAATCGGAATCCCGACGACGGTGACGGCGAGTCCGACCCCGAGCGAGAGACCCACTGACAGGAACACGAAGTACGTCAGTCCAAGCGGGAAGGCGAGACCGAGGTAGAGGAGGTTTCGGTACGTCTGTGGGCGTGCGGCGACGCCGACGAGTGCGCCCGCGGCGTCTCGAATCGTAGTCGTCACGTGTATCACCGTACTCGGGGAGACGGCGGGCGGGCCCGTAAACCGGACAGGAGAGTCGCTGGCGCGGCAACTCGGGGAAGAATTTTTGTACGAGGACGGACCGTTCGGAACTGACTCCGCGACGCGGAGATGTCACGACGTGGAAAAGTATATGCCGCGTCGCGCTCCGCTTCGAGACGATGCCCTCCAGACGCAAACTGCTACGCCGAGTCGGCGGAGTCGCCGCGGTCGGAACCGTCCTCGGCGGCGCGGCCCACCTCGACGTCGGATTCGTCCGCACGAAACTCGGCGGGAGTTTCGGCGGCGGTATCGACCTCGAATCGCCCGACGACGAGGCGTTCGTCCCGCCCGCCGAGTTCGCCGCCTACGCCGACCGAACGCGCGAACGGTACGGCGACGCCGCGCTCCCGTGGACGGCCCCCGAGTCGCTCGCGGGCGAGTTCGTCGGCGCTTACACCCGGCGGGAGGCAGTCGTCCCCGACGAGCGATTCGCGGTGCAGGACGCCGCCGTCTTCGTCCATCGGTTAGACGGTGGCAACGGGACCGGCGACAGTGACGACACTCGGCGCGGCGCCGACGCTCGCTACCGACTCCGACTCTGGAGCGCCGGGCGTCTCCTCGGCAGGTCGTACGGCGTAGACCCGTGGGGCGTCTATCGGGAGGACCCGGCATTCACGTGGCTCACCCAAGAAGTCGAGGCCGAGCGCGACGACCAGCTCTCGGCGAACCGCGCGCTCTCGACCGGCGGCGGCCGGGTGAGCGTCGCGGGCGCGACGGCGACAGTTCCGAACGGTTCCTACGAGATGGGACTCGAAAGCGACACCCGCTACCGGACGCGGTGGGACGGCTTCTACCGAGGAGCGATTCCGCTCGTCGGGACCTGCGAGGCGTCGTTCGCCGACGGCGAGGCGCGACGTCTCGACTGGACGCTCTCGAACGGCGTCGGGATTCGCACGCCCTTCTAATCGGCGTCGCCCCGGAGCGACCAGAGAATCGCCGCCAGTCCGGCGTTGTACGACGTGACGATGCCGAGAATCGTCAGCCCGTCCGACCACGCCAGCGCGGGCGCGACCACAACTCGCACGGCGAACGGAATCGCGGTGAAACACGCGATACCGACCGCGAGCAGGCCCATGGTCGCGCTCCCGTGGCGTCGGTAGCCTCGGTACGCCTGATAGGCGACGAACAGGCCGAGGGCGGCCGGGAGCGACGCCGCCAGCGTGGTGATGTCAGGTGTCATAGATTGCGTACAGGATGGCCGCGAGGCCGAGCAGTTCGGAGGCGCTCGTGGCGAGCGACCGCGTCGCGGGCGATACGGCGACGAGATTGGCGAACGCGAGGCGCAGGAAGATGGGGCCGGTCACGAGGAGCGCGAGGCCGACCGCCAGCGCCAGCATCGGCGACGTACCGTTCCGGCGGTAGCCCGTGAACAGTTTGTAGACGACCACCAGCGACAGCGCCGCCGCGGTCAGCAGTCCGGCGAGCGCCAGGACGACGACCGTCTCGGGACCGCCGGTGGCCGTCTGGAGGGCGACGAGTCCGGACTCGGAGACCGGAAGGAGCGCGCCGGTCGTCATTTGAACCCCTCGTAGAGTCTGGTGAAGCGGTCGACCGCGTCCTCGTCGCGGTCCACGTCGATTTCGATGCCGTCCTCGGTCAGTTCGACGGTGACCCGCTGGAGGCACGCGGCGTACACCTCGTAGTGGTGGCCGTCCGGGTCGAGACGCTGCTCGGCGTCCAGCAGGCGCTGGTCTTCGAGTCGTTCGACTCGCCGGTAGATGGTCGAGGGCGAGGCGTCGCAGACCTCCGCCAGCGCGTCGGCGGACTTGGGTTCTCGGTAGGTCGCCACGAGGATGTCGCGGGCGTACTCGTCGTCGAGCAACTCGAACATCGCCCCGGCGTCCGTCTCGGTCACGGCGAGGCCCTCCCGTGCGGTCGGCGCTGTCGTCGCCGACCTGCGGCGGTGAGTCGCGGACTCTGCGCTCCGGGTCGGGGTCTGGTCCGAGAGCGAGCGCCGAGCGAGTCGAGCCAACGTTGCATTCCCGTCCGACCGTCGGTTCGAAGGCGGACGTGTAA
Encoded proteins:
- a CDS encoding sensor domain-containing protein, which translates into the protein MTTTIRDAAGALVGVAARPQTYRNLLYLGLAFPLGLTYFVFLSVGLSLGVGLAVTVVGIPILLATLAGATLLATFEAGRANRLLGTDVRTHSLDTSGGVVAAAKRLVTDARTWLDVGYLIVKLGLGTASFAALATLLSLAVGLLAAPLTYSSRYYVGLRLGTAVGPFESVRFAVDTFGEAVVAAAVGLVIALASLHALNGLARLSGTITEALLDRSDAAGATGEFTGAN
- a CDS encoding MFS transporter, with translation MAKGAATDERVSVSQVMDRIPVGRFHRRLLAICGSAWAFDGMEVIIISFTLPVLISAWGLTGLAAGLLGSASLMGMIAGNWAWGRYADERGRIDAFQWTVLTYSVFAGLTAFATGFYSGFALRFLTGVGLGGALAVDTSYLSEHLPTDRRGRYLVYLDAFWPLGNVFAVALAWLYLSALSTGGTVAVPLVGAVAGWRLLFASAAFPALLVFVIRSQLRETPYYLARTGDVEGANDRIREIAEENGEEFTPITAASVETGESPSYARLFETDLRKRTVTIALAWFAINFGYYGVFIWLPDTVGAAGVVGSFSVAGATIEGIYVYFLLIALVQFPGYFSAAYLVEKVGRKPTLGSYLALSGLFTFVFAASMPGVSLFGAGLSGFWPFFGGLLGASFFTLGAWGAIYAYTPELFPTEVRATGNGFAGGVGKIGAVLGPILAGALVEPSSLTELLPVIEPGYLAALAPLAVAFVLGGLVVFAFGRETMGEPLF
- the radB gene encoding DNA repair and recombination protein RadB, which encodes MNQESIPTGCGPLDDLLGGGFEAGTVTQVYGPPAAGKTNVALGAAVEVAASGGTAVYIDTEGLSLSRFQQVAEARVDAASDADDVEELTSRIIVKEAYDFEEQEEAVRDTAELAERADLVVLDSATGFYRLKRSEDEEGGEALREVASQVTHLLSLARKHDLAVVLTNQVYTDPDGDRARPLGGHTLEHWTGTVVRVERFRGGNRRATLEKHRAKSAGEKVQFRITDTGLESVEDGVGV
- a CDS encoding DUF4097 family beta strand repeat-containing protein, which encodes MNVDTQRRRLLGLGATGALAALSGCSGATPFVGKRLEDARTFDAGSVDTVTVNGQNGEVRVRPTDADRVRVETVKQSGSVFADLSDVRVEMSVESGELAVKTRRTGDGSWLGGPPSVKIRVELPSSVGLGRLRTENGTVDVRGVATDATLVTENGRVEAHDIDGFVSAESENGSVAIRGVSGVGDVRTENGSVQLDVPAIRGATTVESENGSVDAAVASDLNATLSARTDNGDLDVRLPNFEADVRSEHLVEGTLGDGGPELRFATENGSVELSELQ
- a CDS encoding 30S ribosomal protein S8e, encoding MKDQGRSTRKRTGGRLRPSHKKKKHELGREPTETTVGETKLRTIDAHGNTEKVRALSTDVASVATDGETVQAEIQDVVENDANPNYVRRNIVTKGALIETSEGRARVTSRPGQTGNVNAVLVDE
- a CDS encoding CDC48 family AAA ATPase, encoding MNEVQLEVAKAYPNDSGRGIARLDPDTLLHLKLSPGDIIEIEGGDTTAAKVWRADRQDWNTDTVRIDGFTRQNADVGIGERVEIRKAEAEKADKLVLAPPEEASVQFGSDAAGMVKRQILKRPVVERDIVPVMSSTNHPFMRSPGQAIPLIAVETDPDGVCLITEDTEVELREEPISGFEKTGGGITYEDIGGLENEIQRVREMVELPMKHPQIFKKLGIEPPQGVLLHGPPGTGKTLLAKAVANETSASFFSIAGPEIISKYYGESEQQLREIFEDATEESPSIIFIDELDSIAPKREDVTGEVERRVVAQLLTMMDGLESRGQVIVIAATNRVDSVDPALRRPGRFDREIEIGVPDETGREEILQIHTRGMPLSDDVALDSLANDTHGFVGADIESLTKEAAMKALRRYLPEIDLDEEDIPPSLIDRMIVKREDFNGALNEVEPSAMREVLVELPKISWDDVGGLEEAQQQVKESVEWPLSSPERFQRLGINPPSGVLLYGPPGTGKTLMAKAVANETNANFISVRGPQLLSKWVGESEKAIRQTFRKARQVSPTVIFFDELDSLAPSRSQEMGSNVSERVVNQLLTELDGLEEKGDVMVIGATNRPDMIDPALIRSGRFDRLVMIGQPDEEGREQILKIHTDDTPLSADVSLRELAEITDGYVGSDLESIAREAAIEALREDDDATEVGMSHFRQAMENVRPTITEDLLDYYEQMEDEFKGGSSSPTQGRRGGRIGFQ
- the larC gene encoding nickel pincer cofactor biosynthesis protein LarC, producing MKTLAFDGRMGASGDMILASLLAAGANPDALAPVEDALPMRYEVGETSKNGISATTVSVLLEDEGNDGETDDSDTVDGDTNHAHGDDHDHGHSHDEGHGHDHTDEEEHDHPHDDHTHEHSHEHSHEHSHDHTHAEGSGPLRTYSEVVELVTSMGLPESVEADALAIFELLGEAESSVHGTDLESTHFHEVGADDAVADVVGAALLVDDLDPERVVTTPLATGGGEVEMSHGVYPVPTPAVVELAERAEWSLRGGPVEAELLTPTGAAILAHYAEGVESLPSLRVEASGYGAGGYDFPAHPNVLRAMVGESEAQRAPEDAGGETANEEGSGELVYDDVAVLETNLDDAPPEILGGLQESLAEVGARDVSVVPLTMKKSRPGHLVKVVCKPDDAQRVARRLAEETGTLGVRQAGAAHRWIANREFEDVVVSLDGERYEVTVKIASDDDGEVYDVSAEYDDCAAVAREASVAVREVMRRAESAVREE